From a single Microbacterium murale genomic region:
- a CDS encoding bifunctional 4-hydroxy-2-oxoglutarate aldolase/2-dehydro-3-deoxy-phosphogluconate aldolase, giving the protein MTDRLARARATGVLAVLRAPSAESALDAAEAIIRGGVAGIEVTYSTPDAPAVIRELIARHGDAAYVGAGTVTTIEQATAAADAGAEFLVSPGTLPDLTRAMLDTGRVVMTGAMTPTEVMGALALGVDVVKIFPASLGGPSYLGALRGPFPDAPLMPTGGVKPDNLAEWFAAGAVAVGAGGDLANSASIKTGDWADLTARAEAFAAALAAVRG; this is encoded by the coding sequence ATGACCGACCGTCTCGCCCGCGCCCGCGCAACCGGCGTCCTCGCCGTACTGCGCGCACCTTCCGCCGAGTCGGCGCTTGACGCCGCCGAGGCGATCATCCGCGGCGGCGTCGCGGGCATCGAGGTCACCTACTCGACACCCGATGCTCCTGCCGTGATCCGCGAGCTCATCGCCCGCCACGGCGACGCCGCCTATGTCGGTGCCGGCACCGTGACGACGATCGAACAGGCGACGGCCGCCGCGGACGCAGGAGCCGAGTTCCTGGTGAGCCCCGGGACGCTGCCCGATCTCACCCGCGCCATGCTCGACACCGGCCGCGTCGTGATGACCGGTGCCATGACACCGACCGAGGTCATGGGTGCGCTCGCGCTCGGTGTCGACGTCGTGAAGATCTTCCCCGCCTCTCTCGGCGGCCCCTCCTACCTCGGAGCACTGCGCGGACCGTTCCCCGATGCTCCGCTCATGCCCACCGGCGGCGTGAAGCCCGACAACCTCGCCGAGTGGTTCGCCGCGGGCGCGGTGGCCGTCGGCGCGGGCGGCGACCTCGCGAACTCCGCATCGATCAAGACCGGCGACTGGGCCGACCTCACGGCGCGCGCGGAGGCCTTCGCCGCAGCGCTCGCCGCCGTACGCGGCTGA
- a CDS encoding ribosomal protein L7/L12: MEILIVIGFIVVIVVVVLWVRHALRSMRPEAPSIHPAGQGPLQPAAQPTAVTAEAAHEIERLLSQGQKITAIKLMREQTGLGLAEAKNLIDTWPNGVSVAQRRFAPYLASPTAAVPPPAPRGVLPPDIIAQIDHLVAADQKIHAIKLFRAATGVGLKEAKDRIDAWVPRGNAN, from the coding sequence ATGGAGATCCTGATCGTCATCGGCTTCATCGTCGTGATCGTCGTCGTGGTTCTGTGGGTTCGTCACGCGTTGCGCTCGATGCGCCCTGAAGCGCCTTCGATCCATCCCGCCGGGCAGGGCCCGCTTCAGCCCGCGGCCCAGCCGACCGCGGTGACAGCTGAGGCCGCGCACGAGATCGAACGGCTTCTCTCGCAGGGTCAGAAGATCACGGCGATCAAGCTGATGCGTGAGCAGACCGGCCTCGGGCTCGCGGAGGCGAAGAACCTCATCGACACCTGGCCGAACGGAGTCAGCGTCGCCCAGCGTCGATTCGCCCCGTACCTCGCCTCACCGACGGCTGCCGTGCCGCCGCCCGCCCCCCGCGGCGTGCTGCCCCCCGACATCATCGCGCAGATCGACCATCTCGTCGCCGCAGATCAGAAGATCCACGCGATCAAGCTCTTTCGGGCGGCGACCGGAGTCGGTCTCAAGGAGGCCAAAGACCGCATAGACGCCTGGGTTCCGCGAGGCAACGCGAACTGA